AAACCGCTCCTTCCTGTCGGAGGTGTTCCCCTCATTGTGTGGAACCTGCTGCTTCTGAAGCAATATGGGATTACGGAAGCGATGATCAATTTGCATTATCTCGGCAACTTGATTCAACGTGAGCTCGGCGACGGGGAGCAGTGGGGGATGCGGATTTCTTATTCACCAGAGCCGATTCTTTTAGGAACCGGAGGAGGGTTGCGTGCGGCAGAAGCCTTCTTTCAAGACGAAGATTTTTTGGTGATGAATAGTGACACCATTATCGAACTGAATCTGGATGAAGTATGTAAGGAGCATGTCTCGAGTCAGGCGGTGGCCACCCTAGTGTTACGAGATGATCCTGATGTTGAACAATGGGGGGTAGTGGAGTCGACTCACGATCGAGAAATCCTCAGAATTAACGGGCAAGGAAAAATGGACCTGGGGAGCCAGGCTTTGGTACGCAAACAGATGTTCGCAGGAGTCCATCTGCTACATCCTTCGGTTCTTCGGCATTGCGAATTGGGGCGACGTTCTCACATCATTGACGCGTATGTTCAAGAGTTGAAGGCCGGATCCAAGATCATGGGTTATGTGCAATCAGGATACTGGTCGGATGTGGGAACCCCTGAGCGCTACGCTCAGGCACAAGAGGATATTGAAACGGGATGCCTGTCTTTCCGTTCTCGATTGGTGAGTTGACTCGGCATACAACATCAATACTAATGTCTGGGCAAATTCTATGCCTTTGCTTGTCACGGTGAATCTACAGTTTCTAGCGCCTATAGGCTATTGACATCGGAAAGGGTTATCGCCGTATAGATGAGTGAAGCGATGAGACCGAAGCTTATGCAACCCTCGAATCTCCAAACATTGAAAATGCGGCTCTCCCAGCTTTTAGAAGTGCTGGAATCGCAGCGTACTCCTGTACCACCTTCTCTCGAACAACCTTTGTCACTCGCGTTTGAGCGATTGGAAAATGTCCTGCAGGACATCCCAAGAGAAAAGGATGTTGCTCAAAACGGAGTCTCTGGTCTTCACCTTTCTGCCGTCAACTCAGAGCACGCTCTCGCCATCAACCGTTCGAGCCATGAACTCTTGAGCGGGACTTCTGATGGTCACATCGTAACCTCTCCCGATGGCGTGATTCAGATGGCCAATTCCTGTGCCGCTCAATTGTTTGAACATTCCCAACAGCGATTAATAGGCTGTTCCCTGTCATCCTTGATTGTTCAAAAAGATCGTGACGCTCTCCTGAAATGGTTACGGTCTTTACATGGAGACAGGCAAAACTGGCAGGGAGAATTCCATCTTCTTTCCCATTCACGGGATACTCCAGCAATCACGTGTACTCTGACGGCTCTTCGAGATACAGACGGGAATCTTGTGGGCGTTCATTGGTTATTCCGGAAAGCTGCGGCTTATCAACAAGCCGTACCTGTTCAAGATATCGCTAATGAACTGATTCATTTGCTCCTTTCAGGGATGACACTACGGCAGGCGTTGAGCATGTTCTGTCGCCGGCTTGTTGAGACGTTCGGCTATCCGTTGGTTTGGATTGGAACTCAAGAAATACAAGCTGCCGTGAATATCGTCGCACATGACGGAGATCCGGTGCTCACGACACCTCAAAGCTTCGAGCGTTTGAGTTTTCAGGCTTCCCAATCACAGGCGGTGAGTCGAGCGATTGACGAACAGAAAGCGCAAATCTTGACCCGCGAGCATTCTGACGATCGTCATGGCGTGCACTGGTTGTGTTCCGAGGGATTGCATTGCCAGTTGGTGATCCCTCTATTGGAGCATGACCACCTGCTGGGCGTTCTGACGATTTGTTCGCAACATGCAGACGCCTTTGACTTGGATCGACTCTCATGGATGGAGCAATTGGGGATACATTTGAGTCGAGTCATGTTTTTAGCTAAAAATTACGACCATTTGCGCCTGCAGGGTAAGGCGCTCAATCATGCCGAGCATGCCGTTTGTATCGCAAATCCAGAAGGAAAGATTGAATGGGTGAATGATGCGTATTGCCGCATGAGCGGGTACGACGCGGGAGAGTTGATCGGCACGGTTCTCCCCTCTTCACAGTCTAAACCGTTTCGTCACTTGCTCAATCAAGCGTCGCAGCCGGCCTTTCAGTCGCAGTCTTGGAAGGTTGAATCAACCGCCATACGAAAAGACGGTCAAGAATATGCGGTCGAAGAAGTTTTGACTCCGCTGGTGAGCGAGGATGGTCAGCTGACGAATATCGTGGCTATTCTTCAAGATA
The genomic region above belongs to Nitrospirales bacterium and contains:
- a CDS encoding diguanylate cyclase produces the protein MRPKLMQPSNLQTLKMRLSQLLEVLESQRTPVPPSLEQPLSLAFERLENVLQDIPREKDVAQNGVSGLHLSAVNSEHALAINRSSHELLSGTSDGHIVTSPDGVIQMANSCAAQLFEHSQQRLIGCSLSSLIVQKDRDALLKWLRSLHGDRQNWQGEFHLLSHSRDTPAITCTLTALRDTDGNLVGVHWLFRKAAAYQQAVPVQDIANELIHLLLSGMTLRQALSMFCRRLVETFGYPLVWIGTQEIQAAVNIVAHDGDPVLTTPQSFERLSFQASQSQAVSRAIDEQKAQILTREHSDDRHGVHWLCSEGLHCQLVIPLLEHDHLLGVLTICSQHADAFDLDRLSWMEQLGIHLSRVMFLAKNYDHLRLQGKALNHAEHAVCIANPEGKIEWVNDAYCRMSGYDAGELIGTVLPSSQSKPFRHLLNQASQPAFQSQSWKVESTAIRKDGQEYAVEEVLTPLVSEDGQLTNIVAILQDITRRKEAETQIIHRVYHDPLTDLPNRAMFQDRLEQGIAQARRHQRLLAVLFIDLDGFKGINDEFGHLIGDELLKTVAERLTHCVRATDTVARLSGDEFTLLLQDLEHPSDAQHVAQKILDCIGAPVSNGEQTLHVRTSIGIALFPVDAEEPADLLRQADRAMYKAKELGGQTWAFSSGDDRTWVPDPSS
- a CDS encoding NDP-sugar synthase encodes the protein MRAMILAAGLGTRLRPLTERIPKPLLPVGGVPLIVWNLLLLKQYGITEAMINLHYLGNLIQRELGDGEQWGMRISYSPEPILLGTGGGLRAAEAFFQDEDFLVMNSDTIIELNLDEVCKEHVSSQAVATLVLRDDPDVEQWGVVESTHDREILRINGQGKMDLGSQALVRKQMFAGVHLLHPSVLRHCELGRRSHIIDAYVQELKAGSKIMGYVQSGYWSDVGTPERYAQAQEDIETGCLSFRSRLVS